Proteins from one Sporohalobacter salinus genomic window:
- the hutH gene encoding histidine ammonia-lyase: MKKINLNGDNLSLKNIIEVARNSRPVKLGEEAIQKINDARAIVDEFVEKEEVVYGITTGFGELSEVFISKDQTEDLQHNLIKSHACGVGECFEQEVVRAIMLLRINALAKGVSGIRLQALETLIEMLNKGVHPVIPEKGSLGASGDLAPLAHMVLVMIGEGEAFYEGKRMHGQKAMQKAGIELVQLKAKEGLALINGTPVMTAVGALTVYDAINLSKLADISSALTLEALNGVTDAFDEKVHKARPHKYQITCAENLLRLTEDSDMTTRQGELRVQDAYTLRCIPQIHGASRDAIDYAQEKIEIEMNSATDNPLIFTEEKEVISGGNFHGQPLALTFDFLSTAISELANVSERRIERLVNPRLSGLPPFLTEEGGVNSGFMISQYTSASLVSENKVLAHPASVDSIPSSANKEDHVSMGTTAARQAKDILYNTSRVIAVELLAAAQAIDLNSSQVEDLGKGTTVAYKKIREKIDKLDQDRVMYKDINKSVELIEDEVIVKAVEEEIGQLE, translated from the coding sequence ATGAAAAAGATTAATCTCAATGGTGATAACCTTAGTTTAAAGAACATTATAGAGGTAGCCAGAAATTCTAGACCAGTAAAATTAGGAGAGGAGGCGATACAGAAAATAAATGATGCTAGGGCAATAGTGGATGAATTTGTAGAAAAAGAAGAAGTAGTTTATGGGATTACTACCGGCTTTGGTGAATTAAGTGAAGTTTTTATTTCTAAAGACCAGACTGAAGATTTACAGCATAATTTAATTAAAAGCCATGCTTGTGGAGTAGGTGAATGTTTTGAACAAGAAGTAGTAAGAGCGATTATGTTATTAAGAATTAATGCTTTAGCCAAAGGAGTTTCAGGTATTAGGCTGCAAGCATTAGAGACGTTAATTGAAATGTTGAATAAGGGAGTACATCCTGTTATTCCAGAGAAGGGTTCACTAGGAGCCAGTGGAGATTTAGCACCATTAGCTCATATGGTATTAGTTATGATTGGTGAAGGTGAAGCATTTTATGAGGGAAAAAGAATGCATGGACAAAAAGCAATGCAGAAAGCAGGTATTGAGTTAGTACAGCTTAAAGCTAAAGAGGGATTAGCCTTAATTAACGGGACTCCAGTAATGACAGCTGTTGGTGCATTAACAGTTTATGATGCTATTAATCTTTCTAAATTAGCAGATATTTCTTCAGCATTGACTTTAGAGGCTTTAAATGGAGTTACTGATGCTTTTGATGAGAAAGTTCATAAGGCAAGACCACATAAGTATCAGATAACATGTGCTGAAAACTTATTAAGACTAACTGAAGATAGTGATATGACAACTAGGCAAGGAGAGTTAAGAGTACAAGATGCTTATACTTTAAGGTGTATTCCTCAGATTCATGGTGCTAGTAGAGATGCAATAGATTATGCTCAAGAGAAAATAGAGATTGAGATGAATTCTGCTACAGATAATCCACTAATCTTTACTGAAGAAAAAGAGGTTATTTCTGGTGGGAATTTTCATGGACAGCCTCTGGCTTTAACTTTTGACTTTTTAAGTACAGCCATATCTGAATTAGCTAATGTATCTGAAAGAAGAATTGAACGATTAGTTAATCCTAGATTGAGTGGATTACCACCATTTTTAACAGAAGAAGGTGGAGTGAATTCTGGGTTTATGATTTCCCAATATACTTCAGCTTCCTTAGTATCTGAAAATAAAGTGTTGGCTCATCCAGCTAGTGTTGATTCGATTCCTTCTTCTGCTAATAAAGAAGATCATGTAAGTATGGGAACGACAGCTGCTAGACAAGCAAAGGATATTCTCTATAATACTAGTAGGGTAATAGCGGTTGAATTATTAGCTGCAGCTCAGGCAATTGATTTAAATAGTTCTCAGGTTGAAGATTTAGGTAAAGGAACTACCGTTGCTTATAAAAAGATTAGAGAGAAGATAGATAAGTTAGATCAGGACCGAGTAATGTATAAGGATATTAATAAAAGTGTTGAGTTAATTGAGGATGAGGTTATAGTTAAAGCAGTAGAAGAAGAAATAGGACAGTTAGAGTAG